Genomic segment of Lepus europaeus isolate LE1 chromosome 6, mLepTim1.pri, whole genome shotgun sequence:
tagctttctcccaaaaaatacgaatgtgtagagctgctgtccccatgatgaacctattagtgtttctacggtacaaaatgaaatattccctgaaaaaaatattgaaaacaataaagtacgtcaATAAtatcacaaaaacacaaacacagaggctttcacaatattttggattgagttagccaaaacacaaccggatatttccggtttcatccagtcatatccagacaaagtggtttggaattcgtatgcaatggatcgagaaaatcacagtaaaaagggttttggagaaaagcaaagtcttttcgttaggcaagtgcatacaatgtcatctagacaaacagaattatgtttgtttgcagcatttcctctagctatctcgttaggaattatgaatgtgtagagctggtgtctccatgtggaacttagTAGTATTTCcatgcacaatattaaatgttccctaaaaaaaattcaaaacaataaagtgcatggataatatcaggaaaacacaaacacagaggctgtagcaatatctgggattgagttagccaaaacaaaactagatatttccgtttgcatacagtcatatccgcagaaaatggtgtggatttcgtatgcaatggaatgagaaaatcacagtaaaaatggtttggagaaaagcaaagtcttttcgttaggcaagagcataatatgtcatctagagaaatagaaatatcatgtttgtttgccgcagttcctctagtttctccctagaaaatacgaatgtgtagagctggtgtccccaaatggaaccaattagtgtttctatggtacaaaataaaatgttccccattaaaaaacattcaaaagagtaaagtccgttgataatatccggaaaacacaaacacagaggctgtagcaatatatgggattgagttagccaaaacacaaatggatatttccggtttcatccagtcatatgccgagaaagtcgtttggaattcatatgcaattgaccgagaaaatcactgtaaaaatcattttggagaaaagcaaagtcttttcaataggcaagtgcataaaatgccatctatacaaaagaaatatcatgattgtttgccgcagttcatcgagctttctccctaaaaatacaaatgtgtagagctggtgtccccatgatgaaccaattagtgtttcaacggtacaaaatgaaaggttccctaataaaaaattcaaaaccataaagtccatcgataatatccagaatacacaaacaaagaggctttcacaatatttcagattgagttagccaaaacacaacctgatatttctggtttcatccagtcatatccggacaaaatcatGTGTAATTCGTACGcagtgggctgagaaaatcagagtacaaatggttttggagaaaagtgatgacttttcattagggaagtgcataaaatgtcatccatacaaagaaatatcacgtttgtttgccgcatttcctttagctttctcactagaaaatacgaatgtgtagagctggtgtttccttgtggaaacaattggtgattccaagcacaaaatgaaattttccctgataaaaaaacattcaaaacaataaagtctgtggataatatcaggaaaacacaaacacagaggctgtagcaatatctgggattgagttagccaaaacacaaacggatatttccggtttcctccagtcatatccggagaaactggtgtggaattcgtatgcaatggaccgagaaaatcacagtaaaaatggttttggagacaagcaaaatcttttcgttagccaagtgcataaaatgtcacctatacaaacagaaatatcatgtttgtttgccgcagttcctctagctttctccctagaaaatacgaatgtgtagagctggtgtctccatgtggaaacaattagtgtttcgcagcacaaaattaaatgttccctgaaaaaaaatcattcaaaacaataaagtctgtggataatatcaggaatacacaaacacagatgtggtaacaatagctgggattgagttagccaaaacccaactggatatttccggtttcatccagtcatatccggagaaagttgtgtggaattcatatgcaatggactgaggaaattacagtaaaaatggttttggaaaaaaacaaagtcttttcgttaggcaagagaataaaatgtcatctatacaaacagaaagatcatgtttgtttgcagcagttcctctagcagtctccctagaaaatacaaatgtgtagagctggtgttcccattatgaacctattagtgattcaatggtacaaaattaaattttccctgataaaaaaacattcaaaacagtaagttcctcgacaatatccagaaaacacaaacacagaggcagtagcaatatttcggattgagttagccaaaacacaactagatatttccggtttcatccagtcatatccggacagactggtgtggaattcgtatgcaatggaccgagataataacagtaaaattggttttggagaaaagcaaagtctttttgttaggcaagtgcataaaatgtcatctatacaaacagaaatatcatgtttgtgtgccacagttcctctaggtttctccatagaaaatacgaatgtgtagaactggtgtctccatgtggaaccaattactgtatccaagctcaaaataaaatgttccccaataaaaaacattcaaaacaataaagtctgttgataatatgcagaaaacacaaacacagaggctgtagcaatatctgggattgagttagccaaaacacaaccgggtatttccgatttcatccagtcatatccggacaaagtggtgtggaaatcaaaTGCCATGGACCTTGAaattcagagtagaaatggtattggagaaaagcaaagttttatcgttaggcaagtgtataaaatgtcaaccatacaaaaattaatatcatgtttgtttgcagcaattcctctagctttctccctggaaaatacgaatatgtagaggtggtgttcccatgatgaaccaaatagtttttccacggtacaaaattaaatattccatgataaaaaacttaaaaacaataagtacctcgataatatccagaaaacagaaacacacaggctttcataatattttgtattgagttagccaaaacacaaccggatatttctggtttcatccagtcatatccggacaaactggtgaggaaatcgtatgcaatggaccgagaaaatcacagtaaaaatggttttggagaaaagcatagtcttttcgttaggaaagtacataatatgtcatctatacaaacagaaatatcatgtttgagtgccgcagttcctctagctttctccgcagaaaatacgaatgtgtagagctggtgtctccatgtggaacgaattagtgtttctacggtacaaaactaaatattccccgataaaaaacatttaaaacaatcaagtctgtggataatatcaggaatacacaaacacagaggaggtaacaatatctgggattgagttagccaaaacaaaatcggatatttctggtttcaaccaatcatgtccggacaaagtggtatggaattcatatgcaatggaacgagaaaatcacagtaaaaatggttttggagaaaagcaaagtctttacattagacaagtgcataaaatgtcatctagacaaacagaaatatcatgtttgtttgccgcagttcctctagatttctccctagaatatacgaatgtgtagagctggagttcccatgatgaagcaattagtgtttcaacggtacaaaatgaaatatttcctgataaaaacattcaaaacaataaagaccattgataatatcccaaaaaaaagcgaacacagaggctttcacaatatttcggattgagttagccaaagcacaaccggatatttccgtttacatccagtcatatccggacaaactggtgtggaatccgtatgcaatggaaggagaaaatcacagtaaaaatggttttggagacacgcaaaatcttttaattaggcaattgcagaaaatgtcatcgatacaaacagatatataatgtttatttgccacagttcctctagcattctccctggaaaatacaaatgtgtagagctggtgtctccatatggaacaaattagtgtttcaacggtacaaaatgaaatgttccctgataaaaacattgaaaacaataaagaccatcgataatatccagaaaaaacaaacacagaggctttcaaaatatttcagattgagttagcaaagcacaacgggatatttctgttttcatccagtcatatccagaaaaactggtgtggaattcgtatgcaatagactgagaaaatcacagtaaaaatcgtattggagaaaagcaaagtcttttcgttaggcaagtgtataaaatgtcatctatacaaacagaaatatcatgtttgtttgccgcagttcctctagctttctctctagaaaatacgaatgtgtagagctggcgtccccatgatgaaccaattagtgtttcaacggtacaaaattaaatgttccctgataaaaacattcaaaacaataagttcctcgataataaacagaaaacacaaacacagaggctttcataatatttcagtttgattttgccaaaacacaaccggatatttctggtttcatgcagtgatattcagacaaagtggtgtggagttcgtatgcaatggaccgagaaaatcctagtaaaaacagttttggagaaaagcaaaatcttttcgataggcaagtgcataaaatgtcatcgatacaaacagaaatgtcaggtttgtttgccacagttcctctagctttctccgtagaaaatacgaatgtgtagagctgatgtctccatgtggaaccaattactgtatccaagctcaaaataaagtgttccccgataaaaaacattcaaaacaataaagtccgttgataatatctggaaaaaaaaaaacacagagggtttcataatatttccgattgagttagccaaaacacaaccggatatttctggtttcatccagtcatatccggacaaactggtgtggaattcatatgcaatggaccgagaaaatcacagtaaaaatggttttagagaaaagcaaagtcttttcattaggcaagtgcataaaatatcatctagacaaacagaaatatcatgtttgtttgccgcatttcctctagctttctccctagaaaatatgaatgtgtagagctggtgtcaccatgcagaaccaattagtgtttccaagcacaaaattaaatgttccctgaaaaaaagacattgaaaaaaataaagtctgtggataatatcaggaatacacaaacacagaggctgtagcaatatctgggattgagttagccaaaacacaacgggatatttccggtttcatccagttatatccgcacaaaaggtgtggaattcataagcaatggactgagaaaatcagagtacaaatggttttggagaaaagcaaagccttttcgttaggcaagtgcataaaatataatctagacaaacagaaatatcatgtttgtttgccgcatttcttctagctttctccctagaaaatatgaatgtgtagagctggtgtcaccatgcagaaccaattagtgtttccaatcacaaaattaaatgttccctgaaaaaaagacattgaaaaaaataaagtctgtggataatatcaggaatacacaaacacaaaggctgtagcaatatctgggattgagttagccaaaacacaacgggatatttccggtttcatccagttatatccgcacaaaagttgtggaattcgtaagcaatggactgagaaaatcagagtacaaatggttttggagaaaagcaaagtcttttcgttaggcaagtgcataaaatataatctagacaaacagaaatatcatgtttgtttgccgcatttcctctagctttctccctagaaaatatgaatgtgtagagctggtgtcaccatgatgaaccaattagtgtttaaacggtacaaaatgaaatgttccctaagaaaaacattcaaaacaataaactccatcgaaaatatccagaaaacacaaacacagaggttttcacaatatttcggtttgagttagccaaaaaaaaaaaaaaaaaagcggatatttctggtttcatccagtcatatctggacaaactggtacggaattcgtatgcaatggctgagaaaatcagagtacaaacaatttttaataaaagcaaagtcttttcgttaggcaagtacataaaatatcatcgaaacaaagagaaatatcatgtttgtttgccgctgttcctcgagcttttccgtagaaaatacgaatgtgtagaggtgctGTCCCcgtaatgaaccaattagtgtttccaagatcaaaataaaatgttccctgattaaaacattcaaaacaataaagtccatggataatatccagaaaacacaaacacagaggctatagcaatatctgggattgagatagacaaaacaaagctggatatttccggtttcatccagtcatatccggacaaagtggtgtgaaattggtatgcaatggaccgagaaaatcacataaaaatagttttggagaataggaaagacttttcgttaggcaagtgcataaaatgtcatctagacaaacagaaatatcatgttttttgacacagttcctctagctttctccctagaaaatacgaatgtgtagagctggtgttccctttatgaaccaattagtgtttctacagtaaaaattaaatattccctgatgaaaacattcaaaaccataaagtccatcgataatatccagaaaacacaaacacagaggctgtagcaatatctgggattgagttagccaaaacaataccggttatttccggtttcatcccgtcatatccggacaaactggtgtggaattcctatgcaatggaccgagagaatcacagttaacatggttttggagaaaagcaaagtcttttcatttgacaagtgcataaaatgtcatctatacaaacagaaatatcatgtttgtttgcctcagttcatttagctttctccgtagaaaatacaaatgtgtagaggtggtgtctccatgtggaaccaattagagtttccaaccacaaaattaaaagttccctgagaaaaaacattcaaaacaataaagtccgtggataatatcaggaatacacaaacacagaagctgtaacaatatctgggattgagttagccaaaacaaaaccggagatttccggtttcacccagtcatatccggacagtgtggaattcgtatgcaatggcccgagaaaatcacagtacaaacggttttgagaaaagcaaagtcttttcgttagacaagtgcataaaatgtcatctatacaaacagaaatatcatgtttgtttgccgcagttcctctagctttctctgtagaaaatatgaatgtgtagatctggtgtctccatttggaaccaattagagttgccaaccactaaattaaatattccctaataaaaacattcaaaacaataaagtccatgggtaatatcaggaatacacaaacacagaggcggtaacaatatccggcgttgagttaaccaaaacacaaccggatatttctggtttcatccagtcatatccgcacaaactggtgtggaattcgtatgcaatggaccgagaaaatcactgtgaaaatggttttgaagaaaagcaaagtcttttcattaggaaagtgcataaaatgtcatcgatacaaacagaaatataatgtttgtcgcaattcttctagctttctccctagaaaatacgaatgattagagctggtgtctccatgtggaaccaaatagtgtttccaagcacaaaattaaaagttccctgataaaaacattcaaaacaataaagtccatggataatatacagaaaacacaaacacagaggccgtagcaatatttcggattgagatagccaaaacacaaccagatatttctggtttcatccagtcataacccgacaaagtggtgtggaattcatatgcaatggatggagaaaatcacagtataaatggttttggagaaaagcaaagtcttttcgttaggcaagtgcatagcatgtcatcttttcaatgagaaatatcatgtttcattgccgcagttcctctagctttctccctacaaaatacaaatgtgtagagctggtgtttccatgaagaaccaattagtgtttcccagcacaaaattaaatgttccctgataaaaaacattcaaaacaataaagtccatcgataatatctggaaaacacaaacacagaggctgtcgcaacatgtgggattgagttagccaaaacacaaccggatatttctggtttcatccagtcgtatcctgatAAAGTGtggtggaactcgtatgcaattggcacagacaatcacagtaaaaatggtagtggagaaaagcaaagtgtttccatttagcaagtgcataaaatgtcacctatacaaacagaaatatcatgtttgtttgccgcagttcatctagctttgtccctagaaaatacgaatgtgtagagctattgtctgcatgtggaactaattagtgtttccgagcacaaaattaaatgttccctgaaaaaaactttgaaaaaaataaagtccgtggataatatcaggaatacacaaacacagaggctgtcgcaatatcttggattgagttagccaacacaaaactggatatttctggttttatccagtcatatccagacaaactgttgtggaaatcctatgccatggaccgagaaaatcacagtaaaaatggttttggagaaaagcaaagtcttttcgttaggcaagtgtatgaaatgtcatctacaccaacataaatatcatgtttctttgccacagttcctctagctttctcccaaaaaaatacgaatgtgtagagctggtgtccccatgatgaaccaattagtgtttctacggtacaaaattaaatgttccctgataaaaacattcaaaacaataaagtccattgataatatccagaaaacacaaacacagaggttgttagcaatatttcggatttagtaagccaaaacacaaccggatatttctggtttcagtcagcatatccggagaaagtcgtgtggaattcatatggaatggaccgataaaatcacagtaaaaattgttttggagaaagcaaagtcttttcgttaggcaagtgcataaaatgtcatcaatacaaacagaaatatcctgtttgtttgccgcagttcctctagctttctcctaagaaaatacaaatatgtagagctggtgtctccatgtggaaccaattagtgtttccaagcacaaaattaaatgttccctgatagaaaacattcaaaacaataaaatccatggataatatccggaaaacacaaacacagaggctgtagcaatatctgggattgaattagccaaatcACAtctggatatatccggtttcatccagtcatatccgcaaaaactggtgtggaattcgtatgtaatggaccgagaaaatcactgtgaaaatggttttaaagaaaagaaaagtgttttcgttaggcaagtgcataaaatgtcacgtatacaaacagaaatatcatgtttgtttgccgcagttcctctagctttctccctacaaaatacaaatgtgtagagctggtgtttccatgaagaaccaattagtgtttcccagcacaaaattaaatgttccctgataaaaaacattcaaaacaataaagtccatcgataatatctggaaaacacaaacacagaggctgtcgcaacatgtgggattgagttagccaaaacacaaccggatatttctggtttcatccagtcgtatcctgatAAAGTGtggtggaactcgtatgcaattggcacagacaatcacagtaaaaatggtagtggagaaaagcaaagtgtttccatttagcaagtgcataaaatgtcacctatacaaacagaaatatcatgtttgtttgccgcagttcatctagctttgtccctagaaaatacgaatgtgtagagctattgtctgcatgtggaactaattagtgtttccgagcacaaaattaaatgttccctgaaaaaaactttgaaaaaaataaagtccgtggataatatcaggaatacacaaacacagaggctgtcgcaatatcttggattgagttagccaacacaaaactggatatttctggttttatccagtcatatccagacaaactgttgtggaaatcctatgccatggaccgagaaaatcacagtaaaaatggttttggagaaaagcaaagtcttttcgttaggcaagtgtatgaaatgtcatctacaccaacataaatatcatgtttctttgccacagttcctctagctttctcccaaaaaaatacgaatgtgtagagctggtgtccccatgatgaaccaattagtgtttctacggtacaaaattaaatgttccctgataaaaacattcaaaacaataaagtccattgataatatccagaaaacacaaacacagaggttgttagcaatatttcggatttagtaagccaaaacacaaccggatatttctggtttcagtcagcatatccggagaaagtcgtgtggaattcatatggaatggaccgataaaatcacagtaaaaattgttttggagaaagcaaagtcttttcgttaggcaagtgcataaaatgtcatcaatacaaacagaaatatcctgtttgtttgccgcagttcctctagctttctcctaagaaaatacaaatatgtagagctggtgtctccatgtggaaccaattagtgtttccaagcacaaaattaaatgttccctgatagaaaacattcaaaacaataaaatccatggataatatccggaaaacacaaacacagaggctgtagcaatatctgggattgaattagccaaatcACAtctggatatatccggtttcatccagtcatatccgcaaaaactggtgtggaattcgtatgtaatggaccgagaaaatcactgtgaaaatggttttaaagaaaagaaaagtgttttcgttaggcaagtgcataaaatgtcacgtatacaaacagaaatatcatgtttgtttgccgcagttcctctagctttctccctacaaaatacaaatgtgtagagctggtgtttccatgaagaaccaattagtgtttcccagcacaaaattaaatgttccctgataaaaaacattcaaaacaataaattccatcgataatatctggaaaacacaaacacagaggctgtcgcaacatgtgggattgagttagccaaaacacaaccggatatttctggtttcatccagtcgtatcctgatAAAGTGtggtggaactcgtatgcaattggcacagacaatcacagtaaaaatggtagtggagaaaagcaaagtgtttccatttagcaagtgcataaaatgtcacctatacaaacagaaatatcatgtttgtttgccgcagttcatctagctttgtccctagaaaatacgaatgtgtagagctggtgtctccatgtggaactaattagtgtttccaagcacaaaattaaatgttccctgagaaaaaacattcaaaataataaagtgtttccataatatccagaagacacaaacacagagattgagttagccaaaatacaaccggatatttctggtttcatccagtcctatccgtacaaagtggtgtggaattcatatgcaatggaccaagaaaatcacagtaaaaatggttttggagaaaagcaaagtctttacattaggcaagtgcataacatgtcatctatacaaaccgaaatatcatgtttgttttccgcacttccttttttttttcactttatacatgtttaattaggataggcataaaccaaaacagaaaaaaaaaataaagtatcactgTCACTTTGTTTGCAGGCAAGTGTCAGGAAATGGAACAAATTaccaggaaaacatttttcctaattaggtaggttacataattttaacattcagatgCCAAAATTAGTATTATTCTACTTAATCTACTAATgtaaagaggaatcaaaagttcatcctgtttcgtataagaaattttacattaaatatatagcgCTTTGTTTCTCAGGAAGCAGTACCGGCAActtggagaagatatttctgttacgTGATGCctagaaaatgtcaaatacaaccaagcagctatgctatagctcagaaagtactattaacctcttttgggctagtgcacatttcagtttaatacagaactacatcttgagttttaggaaggcagcaataattatattttggcttttgttctagagcttagcatagttaaggcgacagttgaagcatattagtgaaggtagttaaaatttaatgacaatcatcataatctcttataacctacataaactgtataatgcttacatggaatgaaaccagcattacctaattggtgtttacatacatacagagggagaaaaaaacctaccaaaggcaatcactctaaatgtactatcacgtacttgttaaaaatgcaaatataccatAGAACTAAAATGACGTGAAGAGCACTACTCATTACCTAGAAGAAAGGTAACTGGTTCTCATACAAAGCTAAGCTGGCATCAATCACCCTCGTCACAATGGCTTAGAAAAGCATCAGGTTTCCAGTAGAGAAACTATTCTAGGAAAGTCAGTCAATCTTGTGAAAGTTTCACAGCTGTAAAACCAGGCTAAGACTACAACGACCGTGAAATCTGAGGAGatcagatgaaccagtagattcccAGCCATAACGTGAGACGGGAAGGTCCTCATGCAGCATATGCTCCCTGGCTCCGGGAAAGCTTCGTGTGCATAATACAGAAGTAGTtgagaaaggaaactggagaCGCTCAGCTGTTTCCATTGTGTCCTAACTGTTAAACTTCAGGGATGGTGTGATCCATCAGGCTTTTCATAATGCTTGGCGCCATCCGTTTAATaatatgttcaaagataaaagcaggcaTGATAGTGACGGCAActacagtcccagatgttgataGTATGTCTGCAATTTGAGAGTCCTTCAATCCAATGACGTTCTGGCCGTTGATCTCACAGATGTTATGTTCCGTGAGAAGACcgtttctggctgcagaactatcTTTCATTATGGatgttactttcccatttttaaagataaagccaaCGTTTCCAGTACTGTCCTTATGCATAGTAATTGTCCGCTCAAAAGGCCTGTCACGAATGGTCATTGTGAtcttctctccaaaagcctgtttgagcaccttgtgagctttatcagagctccagcctgcacagttttcaccattgatctggagtacctggtcgccaaatctcaaaccaaccaatgaggctggagaatttgcctggactagctgaacaaatataccattatctattgatttaagcctgagtccaatttttccatcttgatccttacataaaatgacttcacgaatcccttgtttaatttctgctctgcgaatcccaacatcatttccagttacaggagccaccatatagttcatactggaaggtcttgctgccaactgcccc
This window contains:
- the LOC133762393 gene encoding syntenin-1-like; amino-acid sequence: MSLYPSLEDLKVDKVIQAQTAFSANPANPAILSEASAPISQDGNLYPKLYPELSQYMGLSLNEEEIHANLVMVSGAPLQGQLAARPSSMNYMVAPVTGNDVGIRRAEIKQGIREVILCKDQDGKIGLRLKSIDNGIFVQLVQANSPASLVGLRFGDQVLQINGENCAGWSSDKAHKVLKQAFGEKITMTIRDRPFERTITMHKDSTGNVGFIFKNGKVTSIMKDSSAARNGLLTEHNICEINGQNVIGLKDSQIADILSTSGTVVAVTIMPAFIFEHIIKRMAPSIMKSLMDHTIPEV